TATAACAAACTTACCAAATTAATAACTATAGTAAAATAAAGAAACATTCAAACCTTTTCATACACATGTTATATACCATTTGTTACAAACACTGTCTTTCCACCTTTTACATACATTTCAATCCATATTGCATACAACATATTATCATTTATCCAGAAAAACAAGTAAACTATGCCTGCGAATATAGTCGAGAAAAtacaaaattccaaaatttaaaatataaaatcattcaaaagtaacatgtaatataatattttaacaagtaAAATGTAACCGAATTATACCTTCGGGAAATAAGTAAACGCCTCCACTTTCGCATGCCCATCTTAATACTCTCATATCACTGCTGAACCTTCCGATGCTTGTACATACAAATAGAAATATATGACATCAATGTAAGAAAAAGAGAGGATACAGCAGCCAATCATACTTTTGATGTAAATATCTTGCGACACCTAAATCGTTGGTTGCTTGCTCCTTTCGAAACCACGGGAATATGCGTACCGTCCAATGCACCTATTGCATTCTAGcacaaattaccaaaaaaaaaaagcctttcaTAATTATAAAACACTTAATGCAAAATATAAAGTAAACATACAAGCggaaaatatattagtttaataCTCAACCTTGAAAGGATGAATTCCGATTATCCCCTAATTCTTGATGTATACATATAACTCGGTGCAGGCGTTACATAATCCATCTTTCCAGCATAACAATTCGGCGAAGAATATTATAAAATGTCGACTAATATTTCACCCCGAATGTTGAAGAAGTTCTCAGTAACCCTATTTCAACTCCAATGCCTACGCAGAAATAGAAAATTGCTAAACTGTTCGTCCAGCTGTCATATTTCTTGTGCTAGTTTATCAGTCCTCTCCAACCACTCATTCGCGAAGCCGCAATGAATAATAGTGTCGTCATCGAAAATGATTGTAATCCTCGATCAGGATGACCATCAATATATCACAAATGAATTGATGGCCAGTGAAGCGATGGTACACAATTGTCCTTTGAGATGTATTACTATATGCAATATCCTTGATTAATGAGCACGTACAAAATACTTGCTTCCCAATAAGCATCCTCTCTCCTAATATTGTCCATATATGCTTATCACAGGTGAAGAAAACATAGTTGAATATAATACATTGTGAAGTAAGGCTGCAAAACATAATTATTTAGGTAACTCTCAGTTATGACATCATGTGAAAAGATAAGCATTACTATAATAGTAAAATCCGACTAAATCGTACGAGTACATAAAGTCAAcaacaaaactaaaaataaatgcaACGATAAATCAAGCATATCGAAATATTTACCACTGTATCTAAACGCACCATACGAAGTACATTAGAGTCAGTATAATAAAAACATACATGCAAAAAAAATACAGCATAATAAACATACAAACAACTGCGTCTAAAACAgtacaacaacgagtacatagAGCTTCTAGAAAAACATAAGAGAAGAGCAAAGATACCTAACATAACCAAAAAAAGTATCATAAAGTCATCTGCAATCGACCACCAACAGTAAAGTCTCTCCTAACAATCTCGAAAATTATTGCATTGTATAATGTTTATTTTGCGATGCAACTTGCCGGTTCACCACATACAATGCGATGCCATTTCCAGATAGTCATAGAACATTTGACGAATTCTTACCATCCTTTAAACAACAGTCAAGCGGCTGTCTGTAATGCGCTTATTTCACGGACCAGGTAGATATAGATTCTTGCCATGCATGTTTTAAGATGCAGGGATGGTTGAATCTTGGCGATCTGCAATATGGCAAACCTCTCGTACTAAAATCTATTCTTTGTTGACCCTGCGCTAACAGCTCTGCTACTGGATTCCACTggttgtttcaatttttttgcgTACGTAACTCAAGATGACGATGCTTGTTTTCTGTAGGATTCTAGCTGCTGGAAACGAGCCCTATTTCTGCCAAGGAGGTGCCAAGAGCACTAAGCATTTCCTTCGTGCACTCGTAGGATTATCCAGTTGCTAGGAGAAGCGTGAGTTACTACCCGCTTCTAGGATTGGCATTAAGAGCAGAGCCGGATACCCTGCTTCGAAGCCGGTGAAGATTGAATGCAGACATCTCTCCTCCAATTAATCCCTTCATCCTCACCAGAAGATATAGGAAGAGCTATCTATCGTAGGCGCTGAACGGCCAACATTCTTTTTCGATAAAAAAAGCCTAATACCTCTTCATGTACCGTATCTTTGTGCAGTAAGAAACTCAAATGGCAATCACTATTCTGGAAATGATTTATCCTACATTTTGCATACGCCGGATTCTCCTGAATCACATTTAAGaacaaatattaataaattagtaattGTTTCCATGTAATAAGAAGATGACATCATCGTTAAATGTACCGCAATTATTGCAGTCCCAGTCACTTCGATCACCAGCGTGGGAATGTCTTGAACAGTATCCTCCATCCGCCTCCACTCTTATATTGCAATACAGTTTACAACATGAACATCTCTTGAGCACTTTAGCCATCTTTATTTGTCCCTTTCAAGGTCATATTGGTCCTATTTGAATCGGTTAATTATTCTAAATCCACGCAAACATTTGTGAATGACCCATTGGTTTAGTTTTCCTTAAACGCGTGTTCTTCTATCGTAGACTAAGCATGGTTGTGCATGCCATACTATATCGTCCAATTTGGAGTTTCGCTTGCAAAGATTGATTATGCAGATTGTCACTGACCTTCCATGTGTACATTTTGGAAGGTGTGGTTATCAACACACCACACTTTCTATGAGGGCAGATTGAAATGAGTATCTTGGCGATTGAATCGGCAATCTGTGGTTCAAGCAAATAGCAATTTCATTGCCGTTACTATCATGTGGTTTGACAGCATTCTCCTGTTTGTCCACTTTCACACGAGACAATTATCAACATGCATTACGGTCAAATAAGCTAGATAAAGAACTGAGAAATCTAATCAAAATTGCACTTAGCTAAGCCATATTAGTTTCCACATTCCTACATCCAAACAGGATTGACGACTattcaataaaataaagttttgaAAGTTATTCGTAAATGAAAATACAAGTGAGGCAGTTGACAAACTATAAACTGACTTATAATGAAAGATGCAGTTGAAAGATTTGTAAATAGATGAATAGAATCAGCATACTTATGGTGTGATATTAGGCTCATGTGCTCAAAATGATTTTCAAAGGAGCATGGGGTGCATGATTTGTCAGATCATGCCATCCATCTATGCAACTTAAAACCGTATCATCGCCATACAATCTTTTCGCATCctcatttaaatttaaacaacgTAAATCATATTCCAACAACATCAAGCATTCGCGGCAACAAAGCAACAATAACATTTTACAATACAATGCTGCCACAAGTATCTCTCTACGACGACAAACAACGACCTCATCATAAATATGATAACTCAGATATGATAGAGATTTTAGCCACATATAGGCAGTAACTTATATATCGCTCTAATAAACATAAACTTTAGAGCAAACTTGATTTAGGCAATGAAATCTTGGTAAGTACCAAACCTTATCCGCAAGCGGGTTCAAATGAACAGGGTGCACAAAGAGGGAGTTTCAAGCACCAAGCAGCGTCGCATCCAAACTAAACtgcaaatggaaaaaaaaatggttcgGCATAAATGATCTAACAATTCTGCATGGCAGGCTTCGGCGGTAAATCGAGCTAGGACTGAATAAAATCAGCAATGACACTCCCAGATGTAACAATAAGCATGATAGGAGGGGATAAGGTACAGATGACCAGAGAGAAGCTAGACCACGAGACCGAATATGCGTATCTGACGCATCCGAGCGAGAAGCCACAAAAAAGCATACAAAGAGGGAAATGAGCAcagataaaaattttttgtgTAAATATAATAAGATCAGTAGATCTCTTGTGTAGTCCATCCATAGGCGCAAATCATACCGATCGCCGGCGTCGTCCACTCCGAAGAAATAAGACGAAGGAGCACGCTGCGGAGGAAGGTGAGCAACGATGGTGCGAAGGAGAAAGCGACTTCTCGATCGCCGACGCACACGTAAATCGCGGAAGGGAAAGCGCTAATGAAAAGGGATCAAGACTTCGGAGAGCCAGTACGGTCAGAGGAGTCAGATGAGGTAGCCGCCGAGCCTCTTCGTGGCAACCATAATGTTCCGCCGATGCAATAAGCGATCAATAGCCGATCTAAAGGCCGCACAGTTGAACTTGGAGAAAGAGAACGGAAAGAGGATCAACTGCTTCGGAGAGACAGAGTGGCGCTGAGGACGAAAGATAGGTAAGCTCAGTTCCAGCCTCACCGGTGCACCAAGATCTGTCGAAGAAGGACCGGTGATCGCCGACGAAGTCGCAACAGTAAAACTGAGGAAAAGAGAAGCGAAAGGTTCAAGGCTTCGGAGAACAGATGGCCGAGGAGAAGGTGAGGTAGCTCGTCCGAGTCCGCACCACCAGATCTTTGTCTCGAAAGAACGACTGAGATCGCAGCGCAACGAACGCCGCAACTATTTTTCCGGAGgaaaaaaggaagaggagaggaaaagGATTCGAAAAAATCgagagcagagagagaaggGTGAACAGCGGCTTCGTTGTTCCTAATTCCACCCTCAGGTGGGCAACAGCTTTTGCGGGTTAACAGCTGTTCCCACCTTAGCCTATTTGTGTTTGGGGAACTAGGGGGAATTAACCCCTTATTCACCCCCTAGTTCCCCAACCAAATGGTACCTAAAAGTTcacaaaataaatcaaaataataataacgtccacaaaataaaacaaaacggGAATAATGTCAACaaaataaacccaaaaaaaCTAATGTCAATACAATGACAGAAATATCTATCCTTGACGTCTTTTCTTCCAAATTTGGTGAGCCCCTTAGTAACGGCCACCTGAAAAATCAAGAatcataaatattattatttttatattattttatgttcatatttaaaataaaacattttattttattttcatattaaaattaaaaatactaaagtaGAACAAAATTTGAGAAAGAAGAAATATACCGGTTCACTAGCGTACACTCGCTGACAAAAACAGAAACAGTAAGATGTGCACCATCATGCGGTCGGATCACCTCGAGCTCTACGGCTTGCCCAACcttcttgtaaaattttttgaataactaccaccaaaataaaaaaaaataaaccaacaaagaacaaatttttttagatattaatttttccATTCTTGATAAGATGACTTACCCCCAAAAAATTCTTAACTTTCTTTCCATCGCATTGGACAATTACATCATTTGGGTTTATTCCAGCAATATCAGCAGGAGAACCTTGTTCAACCTGGCAAACaatttaggggctgtttggttgaaTGTAGTTATAAAAACagtatagttgaaaatatatgcagttgtaaatgctgcagttatatctacacctagtctgtttggttttatgcagttacgactgctgcagttacattttttctgtttggtaGTCTACAGTTAAGATTTGTTTTTATAAATTCTATCAATTTTTGGATAGAAAGGTGAGATTACCTCTTCTGAGCATAACgtaatcatattttaaatattaattaaaacttttatatctatatataatttatatattataaaattatatatgaatttaataaattttaaatgtaaatatattataaatttgttcaaaataaaaattaagatattattaaactaacaaactgaaaaaaaagaagcgtaTGAGAAAACCCAccaaatatatttgtttatagTTAATATCAAGATTACTAAATCCTATCAGATTTcatgaatatgtatttttgaaaaaaaaaaaaaaaagtatatgaaaaaaaaaatcatattttgcttttttgtttAATAGGTGAGCCAACTCCGGCTCAACTGCTGCATTTGGTATTACGGCCAATTTGGCTGCAgtaccaactgctgcagttgggccttcttgtgcagatgcaactgcagcagttgggtCTAACTataccaaaccaaacaaaaaattaatagatgcatgcatttccgactgcaatgcagttgaaaatacatgcaaccaaacagtcCCTTAGTGTGATATTAATAAGTAAGAAACATCAACAAACAGTCAAAAAAACAGCAATACAAAATTTACCTTCTCAACAATCACGCCTTTCGAAAAGTTAGGAAACTTTCGGACGATATGTTCCAGCACATCTACACGTCCAGAAAATAAGTTTGCTGTTTCCACTCTAATCCACGGCCGACAAAATTGCCTATGACATAAATCGGTTATTAGAAATTTAGCAAAATATTTCCATTAAAATTTTCACAAGCACTATATGAAATGACACAGCATAAAAAGATTTGGGACATACCCATGTCTTTTAAAATGTGTCCACCATCTGGATACTATATTCATGGGCAAAAATGGAGTACATAGACGGCCAATAAAATTAATTCCAATGACCTCTCCATCGAGATTAAGAAGTGGTCCCCCAATTCCAGACTACAATAACAAAAGAGAATTATAATTCtaatgcataattatcatgtccCAACCAAAAAATAGGAAATCACATGCACCTATTCACTTGTGACATGCATAATTACCGACGTAATTGTGCACATGTACATGCAGGCAAGAAAGAGGACACCACCTTAGTAATTTTACAATTCGCTCTGAAGAGCTCCTTGCAATCAAGACGGCAACAATCGGCACTAAAGATAAAGGAAGAACGCAATcgttaataaaagaaaagttttgGTATAGAACTGTAAAAAATCCATACTATGTTTCACAGATACGGATAAGGAgatacggatacgacacgatacggatacggtGATACGACAATTCCTAAAACTTTTAGAATACGATACGCAGGATATACTtgagtaaaatattattttaaatatatttaaatatatgttgattatatataatgatatattgagaacaatGAGAATATCTGgactatattaaggaatatattctaatatgcattaacttgtataattgttctacatatgtttataaaaaaaattaattaatcatataaaataataattcaaaaagtatcaaaccaactatcatctaacttgatcaaatgataacaatagatatgtagtcgcacaaactagataattagccattcaatatatatgtctgttttgttagttctattattaaaatagtaacaaaaaaaaaaaatgctaacgatttaatagagaagaaaaaaaaatcatattttttatagcctttgttgcttaatgctagaatgacaaattagatgaaagagaGTAAATACTGTGTGAAAATAGAACGAGAGGAAGTGTCTTCTACCATTCAAGAGcaaaaagatagatgaaatgacaaattgaacagAGATTGAAGTTTTTCtcactatttttcttcttttgaataTGTTTGGATAtgagcttttaaaaaaattttaagtttcgatcattttagacCAAGAAAGAATATGACCGTGTTCCCTCCGTATCCCTCATGTATTCGAGTCGTatcctatatttttttattttttaaaaatgctgGATACTTCATTTCTGTATCGGACACGTATCGGACGCATATcggtatccgatacgtatccgatacggcatgaaatttgaagtatccgtgcTTCATAGATTAGCACAATTTGAACATTACAATAAGCTTAGCTCTAAAGGTATTTTTTAGAtgcataaatataattattccatcctgaattttaaaataaaataaacaaattttcaaCTTGTAATTAAATGTAGTGTTAAGTCTTACCTAAATATGCCGGGAGCGACCATAAGATCATACCCCTCCGTATGATAGCGGCCAACTGCTACAACCTTGTCCCCAGGAACAAGAATAAATTTGTTGGAATGTCGGCCAAGAGTGGGTTTGGTGGTTTCTCTTAAATCACGAGCAACTTCGGGGCTAATCGGCATGGAATCATCCACATCTCTTAGTATTGCAGTTTGTAGAGGAACTTCCGAACGAATGCGAACTGTGGCAATATTGTAGTAAAAGTCGCATCCAATAACGTCTCCTTCATAGGATTTTCCATCCCaaaaatgtacaaggatctgaaaaagaaaaaataaataaagaccTTTTTTTCCTAACATATAAgtacaaataaatatttacatacGTATACATAATACTACACATGCACatctaataaagaaaaaaatagaaagataaagataaaactaaaatcgCATATTATCaacctttatatatattatctgcCACTATATCCTCAAAATTGGACCGTCTTAATAAACTAGTTGTAGTTAACAAAAATGCTTCGAAAATGCCATCATCAGTGCTGTTGCATTCAATCGTTGTCCCAGAAGCACAGAAAAGTATTTCTTCACCTACAAAAGAAATTTTTCAAaagatattaaataattaaaaaaaaaaggtgttaaAAGGTGAAATGGTACCGGCCTTCTTTCGAATGCTCGGACATGGATGAAAGAAAATTTACCTACAAACGATACAAGACTAGCTACCGTTTCTGATAATTTCAGAGCAGCTCTTTTCGAATATATATCTAAATCCGCATTAGAGTCATATATCCGgaatgtatttttaaaagtattttccaTAATCATAAAAGAGGAAGGCCCTGtacacaaataaaaataaataaataataataaatttaattcaatcTAAATAAGAAAATGAAGTTTAAAAATAGTTCAGAAAACACACCTAAACTAATTTCGTGCCTCCATGGGCTGAAATCCCTCATCTTTTCTTCGGACGAGCGGCTATCACTCTGCATGGTGCCTACAAAACAATGTTTAGAGAAACATTAATAAGAACTTTTAAGTAAAGTATTCCCAACccaaaaagaaggaaaaaaaagaaatacatacCACGAGTTCAAACAAGTATCAAACTAAATAAAACGAGACCCAcaaaaatgaaattaataaaaaaaggaaaaaaaatttccaaagcACCACATAAAAATTATAGTGTTTACCAATAAATTTAAAGAAGCAAACTTCAGAATGCTCCCGAAGGCAACTCAGACGAACTCACAAGAGAGCGAGGGAGACGAGACTCCTGCTGGGATTTTCAACACTGGCTTCTAGGGTTTTGCAAAAGCACTTTCCGCACTAACTGGTCTCGTTGTGGTGGGATAGAAGATAAATCGGAACAAGCTGGAGTGAAAGTTTATTAGAGGTCAACTTTGCTATAGAAATTAGCTGGGATTCAAAGAAATACTctagacagagagagagggatgagagGGATTGGAAGGAGCCGCTGCATTGCTAGGGTTAGCAAATAAATCAACTGTGGTCGAGATATATAGAAGTTGCAACAATTGTAACAAAGTCCCCAGCTAATTCAAAATCGGCTACACGGCCCAAAACTTACGGGCGTGTAGCATCATAGTATAGAGCGGTCCCCACCTTTTTAATTTCTCATTTGACGTATCCCCAAATCCCCAAATATTTTAGAGGAGAAATTATTGGCTGCGTATTGCTAGCGATGTACGCACTTCATAGCAGGAACAATTTATACATAGCAGGAACAATTTATAggatttttttcgaaaataaccctctgaaattttgtaattggcaaaataaccctctgaaaattttatttgtgaaactaaccctcctctcgccacctcagccACCACCTCAGCATTTCTCATAAAGACGGTGgctcgttcaccgtctttactaAAAAACACTTGAAGACGgcaaatggttcaccgtcttctctaggcgtgaacccttcaccgccttctcagcaattccccgcgtatcAGCGAcgagaagacggtgactcgtttaccgtcttaacaaaggcggtgaatcgtctACCGCCTTATCTAGGCGTACACCATTCGCCGCCTTCTCTGTTGCCCAAATAAGACGGTGActtgttcaccgtctttactTAATCTTGAAGACGGTAAgtagttcaccgtcttctctaggcgtggaacctccaccgccttctcagcaattcgtTTACCTCTTTAAGAAAGACGGTAAGTTgtttaccgccttatctaggcgtaaaccattcaccgccttctcagcaaatcCCCCCGACAGCTGGGGgcatagataagacggtgaatcgttcaccgtcttactTAAGACGGTaaattgttcaccgtctttggTGCAGGACTAGCCCTTTTAGCCCTTAAGACGGTCAATGGTTTACCGCCTTATCTGAGCAAGTTTACCGTCTTCAGTGTAGAACTCCACCCAGCCTAATTTCGCCAAGTCCTCGAGAGAggggctaaaacacagataagacggtgactcgttcaccgcCTTAACAAAGCCGGTGAATAGTCTACTGCCTTATCTAGGCGTAAACCAATACCAGGACTTAGCCGTTTTTTTCTCCGGTTTTGTGTtatttgcactaaagacggtgaaccattcaccgtctttagtgcaaacagcAGCAAATGCTGTTTTAAGcttgattttaaagaaaatttcaacaagtttgacgcaagttttttcacgataacaaatttttcaacaagaaacacaagatcacgagtggaataacaagatacaatcaacaagataaaaatatcaaaaaaaaccccgagaaatatacaaatatgcactaaattaagtattatataatattatacaaagtctaagttatctaaatcaaaaatatacaaTCAGCCTCTCGatcgtcctctccctcgacgtcctcggccacgtccTCGTGCACGGCCACGTCCACGTCTACGGCCACCCTCTACAACGAGATCAGCAATAGGTATGTCATCAATTGCCTCGATATCGGCCATCGCATCGAGATCCGCAATCATAACGCCCTCGCGATGCTCCGGTATCGCCTGAGTCTCCTCGATAGTGGCTGGTCTAGATGTTGGGCGGGCTTGTGATGAAGACGCGGCATGACGTCGAGAATAGACGAATGTAAAGTGATCTCTAGAGACTGGCGGCGGCAAAAGCAAGTCCAAGTCCAATGGCCTAGTAGGAAATCTCTCAGGGGCGGCGGGTATATCAGCAACATCACTAGGAGATGGAGATCCAGCAGATGTCGGTGTCTGACGGTGGTGATGACCCGATGTCGATGCATGTCCAAAATCTCGACCTCTGATATCAGTGGCGACAGGTATAGTAGGAATGTACTCCAGTACACTATCAAGATCAATATCGATACCCGTCAATACATCAATCATCGCCTCATAAGAAGGTCGATCATGAACTAGGCTCCTGATGCTATACTGTGTCTGTCGTATAGCGTCCACCTGCATTATAGATAATAACTCACCTTTGGCAATctataatatacaaaatattaaaaaactaataaatggGCTGAGTGATCGTACCAAAGCTCTCTCGGTCTGGCCACGAGGCTGGTAAGTCAATGGTGGACGCTGTACTGGACGAGAAATCCATCGTCTCGTGATCTGCCAGTACCACTCCATATAAATCGAGGTCGCCTGTACTGGATCATCACCGACAATCAGATGCTGGTCAATAATAGACTGTAATCGCTGTCCCCATCTCTCGATGTGTGCAGCATGAAAGTGGCCCCAATGCTCATCTGGCCGCCCCTGAGATGTAAAGCGACGGATGGTCTCCACATGAATAGGTATATGCTGCAGGAGACCAAACTGCCGAAGGACTCGATCGGGCACGTGAAGCTCGACGATATGAAAACAAATCAGCGTGGTCCGCGATCGCCATACCTCACTGCCCTGTACACAGAATGCTGGTAGCACCTCTAATACAGCATCTGTGTACGGCCGCCATGTAATCTGTGAAAAAGCCAATAATAGTCAGCAGAATGCATTAATACGGTTGAATATTGAAATAATGGTTGCATTAATACGTACCTGTGTCTCTCGCTGCTGATCTAGCTCATCTCTATAGAACTCTATATCAGTCGTCCTAACGTTGGCCCCAAAACGTAAACCGCCGGCATTCGTCCACCTGATATTTGAAAAGTATGTTAGTTGCAAATATATAGGAAGAAATATAATatgtatcatatttaattattataccGGCAACCCAAAGGGCAATCAGCCATGTCGGCAATAGCTCCAACGCCAGTAGGTCGGCCGACATGAAGATGGTCCCATgcccaaatctataaataaattataataaattagacatGTAAACTTAAATAGGAGAAgttttatataacaattattatatattacctGTACTAATGTCGCGAAACAACAGCATTCGACCTTGTCCTTTAATGACGTCGTTCCCAAGGCGCGATAAAGGTAGGCCAATGCTGCCGACCCCCAGCTAAACCACACACTGGTAAAAATCCGCAAAAGTGGTAGCCCTTAAGATGACTCTAAATCACGGTGGGTTTTGGCAACAGACTACAAGCCAATTGATATAACCAATATGCAGGCGCTGTGGCGCAACTATCCAGCCGGAGCATCAAATGATATGATGGAAGTGCTGGTATATCCAATCTAAGCGAATCTGGCCAGCTCGATGCCATCCGCACAACCCCTAAAAGCTCTGACAAATCTCTATCCATCGGATCTGTTAGATCGCCGTGACAGGCGCTCCATCGACACGAAGACCTGAAATAACCGCCACATCCTGAAGTGTTAATCGTCATCTCACCGTACGGGAAGTGAAGGTCTGGGCTCCCGTCGCCATCTCTCGACCAGAGTCCCAAATAGAGACTGATCGAGCTGCAGACGCCATAGTCGAGAAATACCGTAGAATCCTGACTGTCGTAGCAAATCTGAGCACCGCTGATGATCCATATCCACTGGTTCAAATTGCGCCATGCTCTACGAACTGAACGCCGCGATATCCCTACAGTGACAAAAAATAGTTAGCACAAACATTTATATGTATTAATAATAAAcataatttatagaaaataattctTACTCTCACCTCAGTCGCTGATAAATGAAGACCTATGTAGATGCTGTCTATCAGGACGGACTCATCAACCGGTCCCGCCTCCTCTAGATCTGCCATCTGCAATTTTAAAGAATTTGTAAATTAGTAACATGCATCCAAATAGCGCATTGAATATTggaatattgaaatttaaataatactagTAAGTTAGGTAACAAGTCCTACGTCGACGTCCTTGTGTGCGCTCTCTGTATTCTGTGGACAAGTATTTCTATATATGACCGTGCTGCTTACAAATGTCCATTTTGCTTCGTCGACCACTGGTTGCGTCCATTATATACGAAATACGTGTTGATCGTGGTCGACCTTTCTTTCTTCTAACTGGAGGCGGTACAATTGGGGGCCATGGGTCGGGCAGTAGCGGTCTGTCTGGAACTGGATGAAAGCGGTGCGTTGATGTCTGGCGATAACACTCTACAGTATACAATGGGAACAAAGACTATGATAATCTATTCTTAGTTGTGAATTACGCAAACTGCTTAAAATATGCGAGCAAGGATGCCCGTTAGCTTGAATTCCCCGCAATTGCAATCCGCTTCTGTTCATTAACGGTAACATTGTAATCAGAGTATCCTGTTTGAACTTTCAAACTCAATAGTCCAAAATCGATATACAATGTGTCCCGTGCCGTCACCATATTCATCGTAATTCGACTTTGTATTTTGGTGCTAACCGTTGCGCGTCATAACTTTCACCATTTTCACGACGCTTTACAAAATAACTATTCAGTTTGTAAAAAGTTCCCGCGACAAATGCGTTACTGGAAGAGCACGATACCTTAAGTACCCATAAACTCTCGGACAATTTGTAATCATCAACCCGAAGCGTCGACCTCCATCAAATGCCCACGCCCAATACTCTTGTATACTTCGAGCTCAT
This window of the Ananas comosus cultivar F153 linkage group 19, ASM154086v1, whole genome shotgun sequence genome carries:
- the LOC109724752 gene encoding uncharacterized protein LOC109724752 — its product is MIYVSETQYHARFYSQAATNDIDVGFLENPIGDREVDNEQGTESVSTCATLDFTCASLDVTCRTVDVSVRNVDVTLLHPYTIVMKFLIILSMKEMIMTSVIARHQRTAFIQFQTDRYCPTHGPQLYRLQLEERKVDHDQHMADLEEAGPVDESVLIDSIYIGISRRSVRRAWRNLNQWIWIISGAQICYDSQDSTVFLDYGVCSSISLYLGLWSRDGDGSPDLHFPYGEMTINTSGCGGYFRSSCRWSACHGDLTDPMDRDLSELLGVVRMASSWPDSLRLDIPALPSYHLMLRLDSCATAPAYCVWFSWGSAALAYLYRALGTTSLKDKVECCCFATLVQIWAWDHLHVGRPTGVGAIADMADCPLGCRWTNAGGLRFGANVRTTDIEFYRDELDQQRETQITWRPYTDAVLEVLPAFCVQGSEVWRSRTTLICFHIVELHVPDRVLRQFGLLQHIPIHVETIRRFTSQGRPDEHWGHFHAAHIERWGQRLQSIIDQHLIVGDDPVQATSIYMEWYWQITRRWISRPVQRPPLTYQPRGQTERALVDAIRQTQYSIRSLVHDRPSYEAMIDVLTGIDIDLDSVLEYIPTIPVATDIRGRDFGHASTSGHHHRQTPTSAGSPSPSDVADIPAAPERFPTRPLDLDLLLPPPVSRDHFTFVYSRRHAASSSQARPTSRPATIEETQAIPEHREGVMIADLDAMADIEAIDDIPIADLVVEGGRRRGRGRARGRGRGRRGRGRSRG
- the LOC109724560 gene encoding putative protease Do-like 14, with the protein product MPISPEVARDLRETTKPTLGRHSNKFILVPGDKVVAVGRYHTEGYDLMVAPGIFSADCCRLDCKELFRANCKITKSGIGGPLLNLDGEVIGINFIGRLCTPFLPMNIVSRWWTHFKRHGQFCRPWIRVETANLFSGRVDVLEHIVRKFPNFSKGVIVEKVEQGSPADIAGINPNDVIVQCDGKKVKNFLGLFKKFYKKVGQAVELEVIRPHDGAHLTVSVFVSECTLVNRWPLLRGSPNLEEKTSRIDISVIVLTLVFLGLFC